The Metallosphaera hakonensis JCM 8857 = DSM 7519 genome includes the window GCGTCAAACCTCAGATGGGGTACGTTTACGGGTTGAGCGAAGGTTGGCTGGGACGGGGAACTGCTGACCGATATCTGACCAGACATCTGATTTAGGATAGTGGAGAGGATATCTTGGTTCGCAAAGTCTTGACCCATGTAAGTGAACCTGTTTGCGGTCACTTGAACCTGAGACGCAGTGCTCTTGCCCACAATCTTTATCCTACTATCATGCCAAGAGGTCTGACCAGTGATAGGATCTAAATACATTATTGGGAAAGCCTTATCTGTAGTGGGCGATAGTTGACCTCCCCTTGAAGGAGGCATATAGGATATGTTTGCCCAGTTATTGAGAACGCTGTACTTAACTTGGGGTGAGTCTGGGGTCTGACTTCTGAATCCGGGCAAGGCCTGGGCTGAAACAATGACCCAAGCTGCACCTGGTCTAGTGGCGTTATCTAGGAAAGCAACTGCAGTCAAGGTAGTCCTAAGTCCTCCACTCCAGGGCTCATTGATGGCTTCAAACTGAACCATATCACCACTCTGGATGCCCATGCTTTGTACGTAAGGGTCTGCAGAGCTTAACATCACGGGAGTGTAGGGCATTATTGCTATCAACCACGGAACGTTGAATGACCACGTGTGATATGTTCTATCATGTCTCCTGACGAAGAAGGTTAGAGGATAGTTATTCTCGTTTATTCCATCCGCGGTAATATTGGACGACCATGCGGGGGGTGGGTAGTATCCTCCGAAAGGTCTGTGATAGTCCAGTATGTTCTTGGCTAGAGCTTGGCCGTAACTGTCGTTCGGTAGCACTGAGGGCACCTTCAGGTTGGCGTTCCCCGTCTTCAGGTAATAGTAGTAGTAGGCCGCGTTGTATCCAGTCCACTTACCTGCAGCTGCCAACCTAAACTTCTGGAGATATTCTAGATAAATCCTGTGAACATAAGGCAACCCTATGGGTCCATATCCTCCCGGCATGTACGCGCCCCATCCTAGGAAGTAGAACATATTGACGTTTCTCATGTATCTGATGGACGGAGGAAGAACGTAAGCCGCTCCTCCCTTACCTACCTTGACGTAACCTGGGTTTATGTCGTTGAGTGACATGTTGGGGGCGTACTTATTTATTATATCCTGAAGCTTCGATTGCAAACCAGGCTGGAACTTCACGGGAATCCTAAAGTAATGTTCTGTCCCAGACGACCTATCACTTGCGCCTATCTTGAAAGTAGGAGCAGTGGAGAAGGTTTGGCCTGAACCCACGCTGGTTAATATTTGATTTATAACGCTCTGCTGGTTTGAGGATGCTGGGACGAAGGAGGCGTATAGCTTCAATTGTTGTGGGTTCGGGACCTGCTTACCTTCCGAGTCTGCCAAGATATACTCGAAGTTGCTCCCATATCCTGCCAAGAGTGTGCCTGACTTGAGAATATACATCGCCGAGGAAATCAAACCGGGCTGACCCTGAGCTAATATCTGGGTCCCACTTATTGGATCCGTCACGCTCACTGGACTGATCAGGCTACCTCCGGTTATGGGATCCTGAGTAGTGTAATGCGGGTTGTCGGTGGGAGTAATTGATTTCTGTCCTGGATAGGCCCTCAGTAGCCACAACAAGGTGAGTAGAGTGTCACCTGTAGATAGCACTGGGTACATGGAAGGTAATGCCGGCCAGTTCAATGAGTCCGAAGGCCCTTGTGGTAAACTTGTGGGCCTATCGAAGGTACTGTGGAATCCGTAAATTTCCAGGAAGGAGAGATCGGGCATTACAAGATCTACCACGTTATCGGTCTCCTGCATGAATAGGTCGAAGCTAACTGTGAATGGAATCACGTAATTACCGCTTGAGTCCTTCTCTGTAACCTTCTGGAGTAGATCCGTGAGGGTGTAAGCGTTGTTCCAGTACGGAGCTGTGATATACCACATCATTGCGTTGATTGTGTAGGGCATCACTTGATTTGGATACTTGTTAGCGAAATAGGTTGTATAAGCAACGGCTGATATTGATCTCTGGGTAGATAAGGGAATTTCCCAGCTGTATCCTCTGTCTATGAGTAATGGCCTGCCAGAACTATAGAGAACGAGATCGTCAGGACCGTCTGGAAACCCATAAGGTCCAGCACCGACAACAGTTACGTTCTTTATGTCAACAGTACCGTCGTTGTAGATGTACTCCGTCTTCAGGAAACCCGATCTACCCTTCGGGATAGTCAGATTAGATCCGCTTATCGCTGACGCAATGTTAGAGTCAATTTGAGGGGAATTGGCTAGGGGGTGAGGAGGAACTGCATGACCTGGGAAATAGTGTGGATACGGGTACTTGTATAGGTCAGCTCCTGGGTTATCCCAGGCTCCCAACATTAGAACCAAGTAATATAGGGCTGCAGAACTCATGAAACCGTTAGCATGGGCTGCGAGACCCCTCATGAAATATATGGATACTGGCCTTCCAACAACATGATCGTGATATCGCCCTAGATAATCGACCCATTGCGCCGGTTCATAGATCGATTTCTGAAAAGCTACAGTGGCTAATTCGTTGGCTATCCTTATTACGGTATTATGCGGAATTCCAGCCAGGTTAGCTACGTTCAATGAACCATACTGAGGAGATGAAGCTGATGGGGTGTATGGATCGTAGTTAAGGAGTTCAGCCCTGAACAGTTCAAATGCAGTCGTCACTGTGAGCGTGATTGTCTCAGTTGACCCAAGCGCCTTGGGAACCGTAACCTGGATAGCTGGAACCTTTACTGAAGTTCCATCCTTGAGTTTATATGGCACTTGAACTATGCTTGACTGCATGGTCGAGGGCAACTCATCCATGGTAATTATGGGCATCACGTTCTTCTGCCATGGGGTATCTACGTAGGAGTAAACGTTTCCGTCATTGCCCATGATGGCCTCAAGCCACGGGTGAGAACTACTATATTGTGCATTGCTCACGGGCATCCTCAGATGAAGGCCCACATTATTTCCTGCTGTGGGATCTGTCGGATCTAGAGCATCGCCGTTTTGAGGGTTTGGATTTACTATTACCAACCATGACATATTAGTGTAATACCTAAGGAAGTCCTCGTCTATATGAGGGAATACAGCAGTGCTCGGTATGTCCCCGAGGCTAGGTATGGATTGGACTTGCCCTGAAGGCGTTACCGTTTGCATTATCAATTGTCCTGAGGCTGAGTCGTAAGCTGGTTGAACAGGAGTTAAGGTAACGGGATTTATAACCTGAGGACCTTGTCCTGTGGACGCCAGATAAGCCTTATAAACATAGTAATGGAAGTCATGTAGAACCCTTATCCATCCCATCGCTAGAGCTCCGTCCATTGCTGGATTGATGAACAAGTGCTCGTCGGAGACCGAGTAGAACCCGAACCTCTCGGGAGCTATAGTAACTACTTTCCCTCCATTCTCCCTTATTCTGGCAATTATTCTCCTCATCCAATTGGGGAAATGATCTCCCGCTAATCCGGCAAGGATAAAATATTGGGCTCTTTCCTCATCTGGCCCAGCATACTCCCAGACTGGCGCTCCTGTTACATAAACCCCAGCTGTGTAAACGTTCATCGAGCAGAATCCACCGTGTGCTCCTGCGTTAGCTGTACCGTAATTCCCAGCAAAGAAACCGGCCGTTATACCCGGTATCAACTGATCCCTGCCCTGGAAGAAAGCTAGGGAATGTGGGTTGGTCTCCCTTATTTGCATTAATCCTTGGAAGTTGGACACGCCCAGCTCCTGTGGAGTGATACCGAGGTTACTCCAACTCTTAGCTGAGGCCCCGTTCACGAGGATATCAAAAGCGGTATCATAATCTATAGCCATCCATTTTCCAGATCCCCTATCCCCTGCCCTCAGAAGGGGATATCTCAGCCTAGCTGGGGCAAAGTAGTAATAAACGTCTGATGCTCCCCTTGGACAGACCCCTCCATCGTTTATGTGCCATCCGATGGTACCTGTTATGAACCTAGGGAAACCCGTTGGAGTCCTCACTATCTCCAGCGCGCATCTCCCCAGGCACTGGAAACAGTTGGAGTACACGATTTCGTCGCTGGGATAATTTAGGGTGTAATTAGTTTCAGAGAAGGTATCAAATATCTTCTTGGCCACCGAATTAGCTCCCAGAATTAAGGCAGTACCGAGAGCAGCTGCCCCACTTACCTTTAGAAAGTCCCTTCTGGACAATTTCAAGTGGCTCATTAGTTATCTAAAGTTGGTTAACTTGCCTAGATTATTTAAGAACTCACTTCACTTTATCGATATTTCCACCTGGAGATATTTTTACGTTTAATAGATCCTCGATGACGACCTTAATTGAGGGGTCGAGACTTAGGGCTATCTGGATCTCTTGAGTTGGATCTTTGCCTAGTTTGTAGAGAATTGAAGCTTTTAACGCATAATAGTTAGCCTTTTTACCCTTGGAAATTGCCAGGTCAATGTAGAGAAGCGCGTCTTGAAACATTTCCAGGGTGTAGTAACATAGAGCAATATCATAGTAATGGTCTGGGTTCTCAGGCTCATAGTGAGAGGCTATCTTGAATTCGCTGAGGGCTAATTTGTGATAACCGGTCTCATAGTATATCTTTCCTTTCAAGGCATGGAGCGTAGGATCGTCCTTCTTGAAAGCCAGGGCTCTGTTGACCTCGGATAAGGCATCGAGTTTTAGTCCCATATTATAATAAGAGAATGCCTTCAACACTCTTGCCTCAATGTTCTTGGGATTGGACCTAAGGACTTCAGCCAGCTCTAAGTTAGCGTCCTCGAATCTCTGGAGCCCGAAGAGGATCCTCGCCTTGATCAAATGATGTTCTGAGGAGAACGGTATGATCTCAAGCACTCGATCCACAGAATCTAAGGCTTCCTCTAGTCTTCCCGCCCTCTCCAATAGCTCTGCTCTTTCAGTTAGGATAACGTAACTAAACGGAAACCTCTGAAGACCATCGTCCAATTCCTTCAGCGCCCTATCAAGTTGACCCAGCTTGGAGTAGGATTCAGCCCTTAGTACAAAGGCCTCCACGAGTTCCAATTCCCCTAAAACAGAGAGGGCCTCCTGGGGCTTATTCTCCTCCAGAAGTCTTTCTGCCTCAACTAGGGGATCCACAGAACCAATCTCCTCTCAGGGGTTATAAGGTTAAGATGAAATATGTTTAACTAAACATATCGACTACGTGAAATGAAACTTTATTTAAATTAATTAGTAAACGAAGGAATCAGATAAAGATGGGTCTATTTAGCGCGCCTTCTCCAGGGACTTCGTTCGGGATACAGGCTCCTATAATACAAATAAACCAATATCCACTATGGAGCGAATACGTAGCTCTCGCCCTTTACTTCACCGAAATTGCCGGAATGCTGATGGCT containing:
- a CDS encoding twin-arginine translocation signal domain-containing protein, whose protein sequence is MSHLKLSRRDFLKVSGAAALGTALILGANSVAKKIFDTFSETNYTLNYPSDEIVYSNCFQCLGRCALEIVRTPTGFPRFITGTIGWHINDGGVCPRGASDVYYYFAPARLRYPLLRAGDRGSGKWMAIDYDTAFDILVNGASAKSWSNLGITPQELGVSNFQGLMQIRETNPHSLAFFQGRDQLIPGITAGFFAGNYGTANAGAHGGFCSMNVYTAGVYVTGAPVWEYAGPDEERAQYFILAGLAGDHFPNWMRRIIARIRENGGKVVTIAPERFGFYSVSDEHLFINPAMDGALAMGWIRVLHDFHYYVYKAYLASTGQGPQVINPVTLTPVQPAYDSASGQLIMQTVTPSGQVQSIPSLGDIPSTAVFPHIDEDFLRYYTNMSWLVIVNPNPQNGDALDPTDPTAGNNVGLHLRMPVSNAQYSSSHPWLEAIMGNDGNVYSYVDTPWQKNVMPIITMDELPSTMQSSIVQVPYKLKDGTSVKVPAIQVTVPKALGSTETITLTVTTAFELFRAELLNYDPYTPSASSPQYGSLNVANLAGIPHNTVIRIANELATVAFQKSIYEPAQWVDYLGRYHDHVVGRPVSIYFMRGLAAHANGFMSSAALYYLVLMLGAWDNPGADLYKYPYPHYFPGHAVPPHPLANSPQIDSNIASAISGSNLTIPKGRSGFLKTEYIYNDGTVDIKNVTVVGAGPYGFPDGPDDLVLYSSGRPLLIDRGYSWEIPLSTQRSISAVAYTTYFANKYPNQVMPYTINAMMWYITAPYWNNAYTLTDLLQKVTEKDSSGNYVIPFTVSFDLFMQETDNVVDLVMPDLSFLEIYGFHSTFDRPTSLPQGPSDSLNWPALPSMYPVLSTGDTLLTLLWLLRAYPGQKSITPTDNPHYTTQDPITGGSLISPVSVTDPISGTQILAQGQPGLISSAMYILKSGTLLAGYGSNFEYILADSEGKQVPNPQQLKLYASFVPASSNQQSVINQILTSVGSGQTFSTAPTFKIGASDRSSGTEHYFRIPVKFQPGLQSKLQDIINKYAPNMSLNDINPGYVKVGKGGAAYVLPPSIRYMRNVNMFYFLGWGAYMPGGYGPIGLPYVHRIYLEYLQKFRLAAAGKWTGYNAAYYYYYLKTGNANLKVPSVLPNDSYGQALAKNILDYHRPFGGYYPPPAWSSNITADGINENNYPLTFFVRRHDRTYHTWSFNVPWLIAIMPYTPVMLSSADPYVQSMGIQSGDMVQFEAINEPWSGGLRTTLTAVAFLDNATRPGAAWVIVSAQALPGFRSQTPDSPQVKYSVLNNWANISYMPPSRGGQLSPTTDKAFPIMYLDPITGQTSWHDSRIKIVGKSTASQVQVTANRFTYMGQDFANQDILSTILNQMSGQISVSSSPSQPTFAQPVNVPHLRFDANNMTSTSIWSYVSPGSLAPSYTIGTYKVRYGFATDPSSQG
- a CDS encoding tetratricopeptide repeat protein produces the protein MDPLVEAERLLEENKPQEALSVLGELELVEAFVLRAESYSKLGQLDRALKELDDGLQRFPFSYVILTERAELLERAGRLEEALDSVDRVLEIIPFSSEHHLIKARILFGLQRFEDANLELAEVLRSNPKNIEARVLKAFSYYNMGLKLDALSEVNRALAFKKDDPTLHALKGKIYYETGYHKLALSEFKIASHYEPENPDHYYDIALCYYTLEMFQDALLYIDLAISKGKKANYYALKASILYKLGKDPTQEIQIALSLDPSIKVVIEDLLNVKISPGGNIDKVK